A genome region from Arthrobacter agilis includes the following:
- a CDS encoding APC family permease gives MSTSAEHASDAQTSTGEPELKRVLGPKLLLLFIVGDILGAGVYAVTGTMAGTVGGLVWLPFLLAFIVATMTAFSYLELVTQYPQAAGAALYTHKAFGIHFVTFLVAFAVVCSGITSAATSANVLAQNFFGGLDVNGWMAMPGQGVITAVALGFMLLLAVINLRGVGESVKFNVVLTLVEVTALCIVIGVGFLAMAQGNGNIGEIFVFTDYQDKGLFLAVTAATSIAFFAMVGFEDSVNMVEETQNPERIFPRSMLTGLGIAVIFYMLVAISVVTVLSPTELEGIRESEGAALLEVVHKGSPDFPIDKIFPFLAVFAVANTALINMLMASRLIYGMARQGVLPRPLAKVLPVRCTPWAGIAFSTILALGLILYVTSDPDSNIVANLSGTTAFLLLCVFTVVNVACVVLRRKRDVNQKVFFTSPGPLPIVAALLCAFLAGPWVGRDVVQYQIAGGLMVIGVVLWVITWLINRRTNTRAGDLTEIDG, from the coding sequence ATGAGCACTTCTGCAGAGCATGCGTCCGATGCGCAGACCTCGACCGGCGAACCGGAGCTCAAACGGGTCCTCGGGCCGAAACTGCTCCTCCTGTTCATCGTGGGCGACATCCTCGGGGCAGGCGTGTACGCGGTCACCGGGACCATGGCCGGCACGGTCGGCGGGCTGGTCTGGCTCCCGTTCCTCCTGGCCTTCATCGTCGCGACGATGACCGCCTTCTCCTACCTCGAACTCGTGACGCAGTATCCGCAGGCGGCCGGGGCGGCCCTGTACACGCACAAGGCGTTCGGCATCCACTTCGTCACCTTCCTGGTGGCCTTCGCGGTGGTGTGCTCGGGCATCACGAGCGCGGCGACCTCGGCCAACGTCCTGGCCCAGAACTTCTTCGGCGGCCTCGACGTCAACGGGTGGATGGCCATGCCCGGGCAGGGGGTCATCACCGCCGTCGCGCTCGGGTTCATGCTGCTGCTGGCCGTGATCAACCTCCGCGGGGTCGGCGAGAGCGTGAAGTTCAACGTGGTGCTGACGCTCGTCGAGGTGACCGCCCTGTGCATCGTGATCGGCGTCGGATTCCTCGCCATGGCGCAGGGCAACGGCAACATCGGCGAGATCTTCGTGTTCACCGACTACCAGGACAAGGGGCTCTTCCTCGCGGTGACCGCCGCGACCTCGATCGCGTTCTTCGCCATGGTGGGCTTCGAGGACTCCGTCAACATGGTCGAGGAGACCCAGAACCCCGAGCGGATCTTCCCGCGCTCCATGCTCACCGGCCTCGGGATCGCCGTCATCTTCTACATGCTCGTCGCCATCTCGGTGGTCACCGTGCTGAGCCCCACGGAGCTGGAGGGCATCCGGGAGTCCGAGGGTGCGGCGCTGCTCGAGGTGGTCCACAAGGGCTCGCCCGACTTCCCGATCGACAAGATCTTCCCGTTCCTCGCCGTCTTCGCCGTCGCCAACACGGCCCTGATCAACATGCTCATGGCGAGCCGCCTGATCTACGGCATGGCGCGGCAGGGCGTCCTGCCCCGGCCGCTCGCGAAGGTGCTCCCGGTCCGCTGCACCCCGTGGGCCGGTATCGCCTTCTCCACGATCCTCGCGCTCGGCCTGATCCTCTACGTGACCAGCGATCCTGACAGCAACATCGTCGCCAACCTCTCGGGCACCACGGCCTTCCTGCTGCTGTGCGTGTTCACGGTGGTCAATGTGGCGTGCGTGGTGCTGCGGCGCAAACGGGACGTCAACCAGAAGGTGTTCTTCACCTCGCCCGGCCCGCTGCCCATCGTGGCCGCGCTGCTGTGCGCGTTCCTCGCCGGTCCGTGGGTGGGGCGCGACGTCGTCCAGTACCAGATCGCCGGCGGGCTCATGGTGATCGGGGTGGTCCTGTGGGTCATCACGTGGCTGATCAACCGGAGGACCAACACCCGGGCGGGAGACCTGACGGAGATCGACGGCTGA
- a CDS encoding VOC family protein, with protein MATNVFINLPVSDLARSKEFYTSFGWTLDPNFSNDDAGAVAISDTIFLMILTHQHWAQFTDKPVADAHSTSAVINAISVDAPEEIDTLVEQAVAAGATENKSQELGFMRSRSFSDPDGHAWEVMWMDPIAQSGDWQAVQAKYGDQQPV; from the coding sequence ATGGCCACGAACGTCTTCATCAATCTGCCCGTCAGCGATCTGGCGCGGTCCAAGGAGTTCTACACCAGCTTCGGCTGGACGCTCGATCCGAACTTCTCCAACGACGACGCCGGCGCGGTGGCCATCAGCGACACCATCTTCCTGATGATCCTCACGCACCAGCACTGGGCGCAGTTCACGGACAAGCCGGTGGCGGACGCCCACAGCACGTCCGCCGTGATCAACGCGATCAGCGTCGATGCGCCGGAGGAGATCGACACCCTCGTCGAGCAGGCCGTCGCCGCGGGCGCCACCGAGAACAAGTCCCAGGAACTCGGCTTCATGCGCTCGCGCTCCTTCTCCGACCCCGACGGCCACGCGTGGGAAGTGATGTGGATGGACCCCATCGCCCAGTCCGGCGACTGGCAGGCCGTCCAGGCCAAGTACGGCGACCAGCAGCCGGTCTGA
- a CDS encoding maleylpyruvate isomerase family mycothiol-dependent enzyme: protein MATTTTDALWQVTHAERAALARDLATLTPEQWRGPTLCGAWDVEQVTAHLTAAASVGRWPWIRSMLLAGFRPDVHNRRRLAEHLGASPAGTLDRFRAIARLSVAPSSDLPAYLGEVVVHAQDIRQPLGIPTRPGLDALLPVAEFFVARNFTVPSRRNGARLRLVATDAPFTAGEGPEVRGTLLALVMCLAGRAAYLDGLEGPGTPLLAARIRPAD, encoded by the coding sequence ATGGCCACCACCACGACCGATGCCCTGTGGCAGGTGACCCATGCGGAGCGCGCCGCCCTCGCCCGGGACCTCGCCACCCTCACGCCCGAGCAGTGGCGGGGTCCCACCCTGTGCGGGGCGTGGGACGTGGAGCAGGTCACGGCGCACCTCACGGCCGCCGCGTCGGTGGGCCGGTGGCCGTGGATCAGGAGCATGCTCCTCGCGGGCTTCCGACCCGACGTGCACAACCGACGCCGCCTCGCGGAGCACCTCGGGGCATCACCCGCCGGCACGCTCGACCGCTTCCGCGCCATCGCCCGGCTGTCGGTCGCCCCGTCCTCGGACCTCCCCGCGTATCTGGGGGAGGTCGTGGTGCATGCGCAGGACATCCGGCAGCCGCTCGGCATCCCCACCCGCCCGGGTCTCGATGCGCTGCTGCCGGTCGCCGAGTTCTTCGTGGCGCGGAACTTCACCGTCCCGAGTCGCCGCAACGGAGCGCGGCTCCGACTCGTCGCGACCGATGCCCCCTTCACGGCGGGCGAGGGGCCGGAGGTACGGGGCACGCTCCTCGCCCTCGTCATGTGTCTCGCCGGCCGGGCCGCCTACCTCGACGGGCTCGAGGGACCGGGGACGCCCCTGCTGGCCGCGCGGATCCGACCCGCGGACTGA
- a CDS encoding beta-galactosidase translates to MARTTTVAGLSGTDRLVYGCDYNPEQWDPSVWHEDVRLMKEAGVNLVAVNIFGWAELEPEEGIFRFEHLDAVMDLLAENGIGVNLGTGTSSTPAWLTTAHPELLPRTADGTARWPGGRQAFCPSSPVYRDHALALVEQVSARYGSHPALRLWHVSNEIGCHNSLCYCDVSAEAFRGWLRDRYGTLDALNAAWGTAFWSQRYSAWDQVLPPRLTLSATNPTQTLDFNRFSSDELLAHYSAEEAALRRNSDAPVTTNFMVAAHIRNQDYWSWAPEMDVIANDHYLDHRLDTPHAELAFAADTTRGLAQGRPWLLMEHSTGAVNWQPRNIAKGPGEMLRNSLTHLARGADGLCFFQWRASLQGSEKFHSAMLPHAGTDSQIWRDVVELGSALGRLREIAGTTVHADVALVFSWEAWWAHDQESHPSGDVRYIEQVHAAYKALWDAGLTVDVVAPGADLSAYKLAVVPNLYLVRAEHAAVISDFVTNGGSVFVTFFSGIVDENERVVPGGYPGAFRDLLGIRSEEFFPLDPAHPLPLDNGSLASLWSEALRLTSAEAVLHYAGGHHAGTPAVTRNRVGAGEAWYSATVLDGGVLTDLLLRAAVTAGVQVPEAQSGLETVTRRGNGHEYVFLINHSAEDRKYRVSGLELLTSEASADVVTVPAGAVRVVRTTPGIPDTDGPDQGRKDAGNVSH, encoded by the coding sequence TTGGCACGCACAACCACCGTCGCAGGACTCTCCGGCACGGACCGGCTCGTCTACGGGTGTGACTACAACCCCGAGCAATGGGACCCCTCCGTCTGGCACGAGGACGTCCGCCTCATGAAGGAAGCCGGTGTCAACCTCGTGGCCGTCAACATCTTCGGGTGGGCGGAGCTCGAGCCCGAGGAGGGGATCTTCAGGTTCGAGCACCTGGACGCCGTGATGGACCTGCTCGCCGAGAACGGTATCGGCGTCAATCTCGGTACCGGCACCTCGTCGACCCCCGCCTGGCTCACCACCGCGCACCCCGAGCTGCTCCCCCGCACCGCCGACGGCACGGCCCGGTGGCCGGGAGGTCGCCAGGCGTTCTGCCCCAGCTCCCCCGTGTACCGCGACCACGCGCTCGCCCTGGTCGAGCAGGTGTCCGCCCGCTACGGCAGCCACCCCGCCCTCCGCCTGTGGCACGTCTCCAACGAGATCGGCTGCCACAACTCCCTGTGCTACTGCGACGTCTCCGCCGAGGCCTTCCGCGGCTGGCTCCGCGACCGCTACGGGACGCTCGACGCCCTCAATGCCGCATGGGGTACCGCCTTCTGGAGCCAGCGCTACTCCGCGTGGGACCAGGTGCTCCCCCCGAGGCTCACGCTCTCGGCCACGAACCCGACGCAGACGCTCGACTTCAACCGTTTCAGCTCCGACGAGCTGCTCGCGCACTACTCGGCGGAGGAGGCTGCCCTCCGCCGCAACAGCGACGCCCCGGTGACCACCAACTTCATGGTCGCCGCGCACATCCGCAACCAGGACTACTGGTCCTGGGCGCCGGAGATGGACGTCATCGCGAACGACCACTACCTCGACCACCGCCTCGATACGCCGCACGCCGAGCTGGCGTTCGCCGCCGACACCACCCGCGGCCTCGCCCAGGGCCGGCCCTGGCTGCTCATGGAGCATTCCACGGGCGCCGTCAACTGGCAGCCGCGCAACATCGCCAAGGGCCCCGGCGAGATGCTCCGCAACTCCCTCACCCACCTCGCCCGGGGCGCGGACGGCCTGTGCTTCTTCCAGTGGCGTGCATCGCTGCAGGGCAGCGAGAAGTTCCACTCCGCGATGCTGCCCCATGCGGGCACCGACTCGCAGATCTGGCGCGACGTCGTCGAACTCGGTTCCGCTCTCGGCAGGCTCCGGGAGATCGCGGGCACCACGGTGCACGCCGACGTCGCGCTCGTCTTCAGCTGGGAGGCCTGGTGGGCGCACGACCAGGAATCGCATCCGTCGGGCGACGTCCGCTACATCGAGCAGGTCCACGCCGCCTACAAGGCGCTGTGGGACGCCGGGCTCACGGTCGATGTCGTGGCGCCCGGTGCCGACCTGTCCGCCTACAAGCTCGCGGTGGTGCCGAACCTCTACCTGGTCCGTGCCGAGCACGCCGCCGTCATCAGCGATTTCGTGACGAACGGTGGATCCGTGTTCGTCACGTTCTTCAGCGGGATCGTCGACGAGAACGAGCGGGTGGTCCCCGGCGGCTACCCCGGCGCCTTCCGGGACCTGCTGGGCATCCGCTCGGAGGAGTTCTTCCCCCTCGACCCCGCGCACCCGCTTCCGCTGGACAACGGCTCCCTCGCATCGCTCTGGTCCGAGGCCCTGCGCCTCACCTCGGCCGAGGCCGTCCTGCACTACGCGGGCGGCCACCACGCCGGAACCCCCGCCGTGACCCGCAACCGCGTCGGGGCGGGCGAGGCGTGGTACTCCGCGACGGTCCTCGACGGCGGCGTCCTCACGGATCTGCTGCTGCGGGCCGCGGTCACCGCCGGCGTGCAGGTGCCCGAGGCGCAGTCCGGCCTCGAGACCGTCACCCGCCGCGGCAACGGACACGAGTACGTCTTCCTGATCAACCACTCCGCCGAGGACCGCAAGTACCGGGTCAGCGGCCTGGAACTGCTGACCTCCGAGGCCTCGGCCGACGTCGTCACCGTTCCCGCAGGCGCGGTCCGCGTTGTCCGCACCACCCCAGGAATCCCCGACACCGACGGCCCCGACCAGGGCCGAAAGGATGCAGGCAATGTCAGTCATTAG
- a CDS encoding carbohydrate ABC transporter permease, giving the protein MQAMSVISTPAQAPKGAPLARRNRTSGAQRRAVALFIAPFGILFLAFYAIPIVYAVVQSLLTVEREGTFGKPRQVFGGFVQYEQVFQNTAFWESVGRVLLFGVVQVPIMLGLALLFALLLDSPLLKGKKFFRLAFFAPYAVPGVIAAIMWGFLYSPSLSPFGAVTSNVDFLGGNLVLWAIANIVTWVYVGYNMLIIYSSLLAIPTEIYEAARLDGASNIQIAWRIKIPLVIPAIILTAVFSIIGTLQLLAEPQTLRSFSSAINSTFTPNLAVYTTASVPNYNLAAAFSVVLALATFILSFVFLKSTQRKVTQ; this is encoded by the coding sequence ATGCAGGCAATGTCAGTCATTAGCACCCCGGCGCAGGCCCCCAAGGGGGCCCCGCTCGCGAGGAGGAACCGGACGTCGGGAGCGCAGCGCCGCGCCGTCGCACTGTTCATCGCCCCGTTCGGGATCCTCTTCCTCGCCTTCTACGCCATCCCGATCGTCTACGCCGTCGTGCAGTCGCTGCTCACCGTGGAGCGCGAGGGCACCTTCGGCAAGCCCCGCCAGGTCTTCGGCGGTTTCGTCCAGTACGAGCAGGTCTTCCAGAACACGGCTTTCTGGGAATCCGTGGGGCGCGTGCTGCTCTTCGGCGTCGTCCAGGTGCCGATCATGCTGGGCCTCGCCCTCCTGTTCGCACTGCTGCTGGACTCGCCCCTGCTGAAGGGCAAGAAGTTCTTCCGGCTCGCGTTCTTCGCCCCCTACGCCGTCCCCGGTGTGATCGCCGCGATCATGTGGGGCTTCCTGTACTCGCCGTCGCTCTCCCCGTTCGGCGCCGTCACCTCGAACGTCGACTTCCTGGGCGGCAATCTCGTGCTCTGGGCGATCGCGAACATCGTCACCTGGGTGTACGTCGGCTACAACATGCTGATCATCTACTCGTCGCTGCTCGCGATCCCCACGGAGATCTACGAGGCGGCGCGGCTCGACGGCGCCAGCAACATCCAGATCGCCTGGCGCATCAAGATCCCCCTGGTGATCCCGGCCATCATCCTGACGGCGGTGTTCTCCATCATCGGCACGCTCCAGCTCCTGGCCGAACCGCAGACGCTGCGCAGCTTCAGCTCGGCGATCAACAGCACGTTCACGCCGAACCTCGCGGTCTACACCACGGCGTCGGTCCCGAACTACAACCTCGCCGCGGCGTTCTCGGTGGTCCTCGCCCTCGCCACGTTCATCCTCTCCTTCGTCTTCCTGAAGTCCACCCAGCGGAAGGTAACCCAGTGA
- a CDS encoding carbohydrate ABC transporter permease, giving the protein MSRSAAMLIMGVFTLYFLTPIWWLLTTSTKTGGEISSTAPLWFTANSAGTFFTNLGRLFAYGDGLFGRWLLNSALYAGVGALIGTVIAAMCGYALAKYEFRGREAIFNIVLSGVLVPATALALPLFLIFSRVELTNTMWAVFLPSLVSPFGVYLARIYAAASVPGELLEAARLDGSGEIRTFFTVSTRLMAPALVTIFLFQFVAIWNNFFLPLIMLRDQALFPVTLGLYAWNSQISQIPELRSLVIVGALVSILPLIIAFLALQRFWSSGLGAGGVK; this is encoded by the coding sequence ATGTCCCGCAGCGCGGCCATGCTCATCATGGGTGTCTTCACCCTGTACTTCCTCACCCCCATCTGGTGGCTGCTCACCACGTCCACGAAGACGGGCGGCGAGATCAGCTCCACCGCTCCCCTGTGGTTCACGGCGAACTCGGCCGGGACGTTCTTCACGAACCTCGGACGCCTGTTCGCCTACGGCGACGGCCTGTTCGGCCGGTGGCTGCTGAACTCCGCCCTGTACGCGGGGGTCGGTGCGCTGATCGGCACGGTCATCGCGGCGATGTGCGGGTACGCCCTCGCCAAGTACGAGTTCAGGGGACGCGAGGCGATCTTCAACATCGTGCTCAGCGGCGTCCTGGTGCCCGCCACCGCGCTGGCGCTCCCCCTGTTCCTGATCTTCAGCCGCGTCGAGCTCACCAACACCATGTGGGCCGTGTTCCTGCCGAGCCTCGTCAGCCCCTTCGGCGTGTACCTGGCCCGGATCTACGCGGCGGCCAGCGTGCCCGGCGAACTGCTCGAAGCCGCCCGCCTCGACGGCTCCGGCGAGATCCGCACGTTCTTCACGGTGTCCACGCGCCTCATGGCACCGGCCCTCGTGACGATCTTCCTCTTCCAGTTCGTCGCGATCTGGAACAACTTCTTCCTCCCCCTGATCATGCTCCGTGACCAGGCGCTCTTCCCCGTGACGCTTGGCCTGTACGCCTGGAACAGCCAGATCAGCCAGATCCCCGAGCTGCGCTCCCTCGTGATCGTCGGTGCGCTCGTGTCGATCCTGCCGCTGATCATCGCCTTCCTCGCCCTCCAGCGCTTCTGGAGCAGCGGCCTCGGCGCGGGCGGCGTGAAGTAG